The window GCGAGCCTGACCGCCGTGCGGTAGCCGGTCAGCCCACCGGGGGGAGGCGGGATGACCTCATCGATGTCGTGCTCATGCACGACACAATCGTTTTGCAGGGAGGAGATGATGGGCACGGCGAGGCTGCGAGGGATGGGAGTCACGAGGTTGACCCACTGAGAGGCCAGCCACGGCGTGAGCACCGGAAGTGACGCAATAGCCCGCTGCGGCAGCCCTGCTTCGAGCGCGTAACCGTTCATCATCTGGCCATAGCGCAACACATCCGGCCCACCGATGTCATACGCCCGATTGATCTCCGGCGGCAAGTCTGCGGCCGCGAGCAGGTAGTACAGCACGTCTCGTACGGCAATCGGTTGGATGCGATTACGCACCCACCGCGGGGCCGGCATATAGGGCAAGACATCGGTCAGGTGCCTGATCATCTCGAACGACGCAGAGCCTGACCCGATCACGACCCCCGCTTGGAGCACGACGGTGGGCACCCCCGACTCCAGCAGGATGCGACCCACCTCGGTTCTCGATCGCAGGTGCGGCGACAGTGTCGCGCGCAGCGGATGGAGCGCCCCGAGATAGACAATGCGGCCAACACCAGCGGCGGCTGCGGCGGAGGCAACTGTCTCGGCGATGGCTCGCTCCGCCCGTTCGAAGTCACCCCTCGTTCCCATCGCATGTACGAGGTAATAGAGCACGTCGATGCCTTCGCACGCCCTCCGCACCGCTTCGGCATCCGACAGGTCGCCCTCAACGATCTCCACGCTGCAAGCCCACGGAACATCGACGAGCTTGAGGGGGTTTCGCACTAGAACGCGCACGCGATGGCCCGCCTCCAACAGCCGCGGCACGAGCCTGCCACCGATGTAACCCGTCGCCCCCGTGATCAGCACCATCTTGGACGTCGATTCAGGGGTCGCGGAAGAGTCGGTCATGTGCCGCACGTTAGCGCCGATCTCTGAGAATCGGTGCCGTCTCTCGATGAGAGTTACTGCTGGCTCTTGACCGAAATCGACCCGTTGCTGCTGCGGAGCTCGATCTCGTTGTCCGCATCCGGAGTGTCGGTGATGCCGATGTCGGTGCGACCGTTGCTCGTGGAGGCATCAACCCGATATTCGCCTCGCGGAACCGTCAGGTCGATGCCGCCATTCGATGTCTCGGCCCGAACGCTCTGCGGCGTCGAAAGGGCGAGCTCGATCGAGCCGTTCGACGTCTCGACGACGATGTCTCCGCCCGAGAGCCCCGTGCCTTTGATCCGGCCGTTGCTCGTGCTCGCCTCGACATCGCCGTCGATGTCAACGAGCTCGATCCGACCATTACTCGTGCTCACATCGACGTCACCCAGGTTCTGGAGCTGGATCAGGCCGTTCTCGGTGCCGCCACTGACGGGGATACCCGCAGGTACCTCGATCGTGTAGCTCACGTCGCAGCGAAAGCCGCAGCCCTCAAGTAGAAGTATGCCGTTGTCGACCGTCACAGTCGATCCCGGAGGGTTGCCATAGTGCTTGATCACGCGGTTGACCGTGATCACGTCGAGCCCCTCAACACCGGTAATCGAGACTGTTCCCGAGTCGCTGTCGATGACCACCGAATCCACTCGGTCATCAATGGATGCGTCGTCGCTGAACGTGGAACGTGGGAAGAAGACGCATCCTGATACCGCCGTGATGGTGAGTGCCGCGGCAGCGACAACGGCGAGAATGCGGGCGGAGGATGGCAATGAAGTGATCACGTCTTGAGCCTAGGGAGCGATGCGACCCGAAGGAATCGGGTGAGACCCCGAGATCGAAAGCGAAATACTCAGGGAGAACCCCGAGCGTTGCTCTCTACCCCGCCCGCTCGTCGTCGATCACCGACCGGCTCACCGCATCTGCGGCCGCCATCACGATTTCGGCCACTCTCTCGGGGTGGCTCAGCATCACAGCGTGCGAGCTGTTGATCTCCACCGTGGTCGCCCCAGCCCGACGCGCCATTGCATGCTGCGCAACGGGCGGAATGATGTTGTCGCGCGAGGCGAGGAGGTACCAGCTCGGGATGCTCCTCCAGGCCGCCTGCCCCGACGGCGTGCCGAGGGTAGCGAGCGATGCGGGCCTTTGGGCCGAGGCTAGCCAGGCCGCGTGATCCAGCGCGAGATCTTGCGCAAACAACCGGTGAAAGTGCACGGGGTCGAGGTAGGCCTCCGCCTCCACCTCGCCGGGCACCGATCTCATGATGAGGTGATCGGGGAGTTCGCTGCGCCCGCCGAGCGCAAGGGCTCCCACGACAGATTCCCCATCGTCGAGGGCGAACGCGCTGAGATAGACGAGGGCGTCGACACGGGGGTTGCCCACAGCGGCATTGGTAATGACCGCACCACCGTACGCGTGCCCGACAAGAACCACCGGCCCTGCGATCGTTGCCAGCACTGACCGGGTGTAGTCGGAGTCGCTCGTGAGACCTCGCAGTGGATTGGCCACGGCCAAGGTCGGATAACCCTGAGAATGCAAACGGGAGATGACCGCGGCCCAGCTAGACGAATCAGCGAAGGCACCATGAACCAAAACGATGGTGGGAGCGGAGGTGTCGGTGCGGACGTTGATGCCGGCAACGTCGTTGGGGCGGGCAGGGTCACTCATGTCGTCTCCTCAGGGGAACGGCTGAGGTATCGCCGAGAAATCCGGGAACGCCTCACCGTTGTGGGTGTCGCAGGAGGCCGACGCGCGTTCGGGCGCGGGTCGTCGCAGTGCCTCGGGGGTGCGAGGCGATTACGAGTGTGCGGCGGCTGGCTCACGTCGGGGTTCGCAAGCCACGGTGCCGTCGCGTGTGCCAACCACGGTACCCCCGGCTGGGCGCCGCGCCACCCGCACCCGCGATTTCTCATCTGCCTCGACGATCGAGGGTGAGGCTACTTCTTGAGGGCGCGCACGATCTTGGGGAGCGAGTACCCGGCGATGCACGCGAGCGGGATGCTGACCGTGAGCAGAGCGATGAGATTCGGCACGAAGCGCGGGCCGCGTGGGCCAGGCACATAGATGCCGACAGGAACACTCATGCCCCCTCCGCCACCGCCCGTACCCGAACCAGCATCATGCTCGCCTTCGTGCTGCATGTCTCCCGCTCCGCCGCCGAAGCCAAAGCTCACGAGCGCAACGGGCACAGCCTCGACACCACCGATGGTCACCTTGTCGCCGTAGCTGAGCCGGGTTCCGACGGACGAGGTCATACGTTCCGAAAGGGTTTCTACGTTGTTCGACATTCCCTGACCATACTCGGCCAGGGCACCCGCGCCAGGGCGTTTGCCTGGGAGTTGACCAGCGCATCGCGCACCAAGGCTTTCTCACATTGCCCCGCGCCCCGCCGACACCGCAGACTGTAATCGCACGAGCCGCCGAGCAGAGAAGAGCCAGCAGAATGGCCGAACCCACAGAGGGCCGCGTTGCCGTCTACATCGATTTCGACAACATCGTCATCAGCCGCTTCGATCAGATCTATGGCCGCGGTCACTTTCTCAAAGAACACATCCGCTCCATCACCGCCGATAGCGTGCGTGACGACCGCGATCTCGCATCCCGACTTGACCGCGCGACCGTCGACATCGGGGCCGTGCTCGACTACGCGTCGTCGTTCGGCTCGATCGTGATCAGCCGGGCCTATGCCGACTGGTCGATCGAGGTGAACTCCAGCTACCGCGGTCAACTCATGGAGCGCGCCGTCGATCTCGTTCAGCTCTTCCCCGCCGTGCGTTC is drawn from Salinibacterium hongtaonis and contains these coding sequences:
- a CDS encoding alpha/beta fold hydrolase, encoding MSDPARPNDVAGINVRTDTSAPTIVLVHGAFADSSSWAAVISRLHSQGYPTLAVANPLRGLTSDSDYTRSVLATIAGPVVLVGHAYGGAVITNAAVGNPRVDALVYLSAFALDDGESVVGALALGGRSELPDHLIMRSVPGEVEAEAYLDPVHFHRLFAQDLALDHAAWLASAQRPASLATLGTPSGQAAWRSIPSWYLLASRDNIIPPVAQHAMARRAGATTVEINSSHAVMLSHPERVAEIVMAAADAVSRSVIDDERAG
- a CDS encoding SDR family oxidoreductase, yielding MTDSSATPESTSKMVLITGATGYIGGRLVPRLLEAGHRVRVLVRNPLKLVDVPWACSVEIVEGDLSDAEAVRRACEGIDVLYYLVHAMGTRGDFERAERAIAETVASAAAAAGVGRIVYLGALHPLRATLSPHLRSRTEVGRILLESGVPTVVLQAGVVIGSGSASFEMIRHLTDVLPYMPAPRWVRNRIQPIAVRDVLYYLLAAADLPPEINRAYDIGGPDVLRYGQMMNGYALEAGLPQRAIASLPVLTPWLASQWVNLVTPIPRSLAVPIISSLQNDCVVHEHDIDEVIPPPPGGLTGYRTAVRLALGKMRENQVETSWQDASVGGAPSDPLPSDPDWAGHTVFVDVKERRTDASPEQLWSVIEGIGGKNGWYSLPLAWALRGWMDKLVGGVGLRRGRRDPHRLQTGDALDFWRVERLERGSLLRLRAEMRVPGLAWLEMQAIPDGDGALYRQRAIFFPRGLSGRLYWLAILPFHGIIFNGMANRITATAAALRRDALQVSAEAQPAVS
- a CDS encoding DUF4097 family beta strand repeat-containing protein; translation: MITSLPSSARILAVVAAAALTITAVSGCVFFPRSTFSDDASIDDRVDSVVIDSDSGTVSITGVEGLDVITVNRVIKHYGNPPGSTVTVDNGILLLEGCGFRCDVSYTIEVPAGIPVSGGTENGLIQLQNLGDVDVSTSNGRIELVDIDGDVEASTSNGRIKGTGLSGGDIVVETSNGSIELALSTPQSVRAETSNGGIDLTVPRGEYRVDASTSNGRTDIGITDTPDADNEIELRSSNGSISVKSQQ